The window GGCTACACGGTGCGAACCGTTTGGCGTCCAACTCCCTTCTTGAGGCGCTCGTCTTTGCCGAGCGGGCGGCAATCCGGGCAAAAGAGGTGGTTACGGAGTTAAAAGGCGAGAGTGATTTCATGCCGTTGTCCTTTTCCCGGATTGAAAACCGGCGAAGTCAGGACGAAGAGGAAATCGTTAAACAACTACGAGATACGATGTGGCGCGATGCCGGGATTGTTCGCACCGATGCCGGTCTGTCCGAAGCGGAAAACCAATTAACTAAACTGATAACTCGGACCGCGGAATTAATGAAGCGCGGTAACCCCGGTGTTTTTCTCTTGGAACTGAGGAATATGCTAACTGTGGCTTACCTTATCGTCAACTGTGCCCAGCATCGTCCTGAGTCCCGGGGCTTACATTACAACCAGGACCATCCGTTGCCCGACGAGCGCTTCGAAAAAGATACGATTGTTTCCGTGCGCGAGTTAAACAACATTTTTAGCCTTTGAGGAAAAAGAGGTTTGCGGTCAGTAAATCCTTAGCATCGGCGGTACTTGACCGTTTCAGCCATTACCTTCTCGTGGAAAGAGGTGTAACACCGATATCGGCACAGTGCTATCTTACCGATATAAAACAGTTGTATGCATTCAAGCCCGACATCGCAAAAAATCCCGATTTGATAAACGCAAAGTTATTGCGTGAGTTTGTTCGGGCTCTCTCGGACTGCGGTATAACCACTGCGACATTTGCTCGTAAGTTAAGTTCTCTACGTGTGTTCGGTGCTTTTCTTGAAACGGAATACAACATACCCGACCCTGCCCAGGAGTTGAAGTTACCCAGGCAGAAGCGGCGTCTTCCCGAGACATTAAGTCAGAACGAAATAACACAGTTGATAGAAAACACGGATAAAGCCCCGGACCGGTTCTGGGCGCTACGGTCACGAGCGATGCTTGAGGTGGCTTATGGCGCGGGTTTAAGGGTGTCAGAACTGTTGAGCCTCAAAACAAGTGATATCGATTTCGTTGAGCGATTCGTGCGAGTTTTTGGTAAAAGGTCCAAGGAGCGGTTGGTACCGTTGGGCAAACCGGCTCTGCAAGCGGTTAAAGATTACCTAACTCTGGCACGGGGACATTACGCTCGGGGCAAAATTACCCCCTACCTCTTCCTGAATCGGAGAGGGGGTAAATTAAGTCGAATGGGGTTCTGGAAAATCCTCCGGCTGTGTGCCCGTCTTGCCGGTATTGAGCGACGCATCACCCCTCACATCCTGCGCCATTCATTCGCAACTCATCTGCTGGAAGGGGGTGCGGATTTACGGGTTGTCCAGGAGATGCTCGGTCACGCCAGTATCGTTACAACCCAAATCTACACCCACATCGACCGTACCTACCTGCGGGAAGTTTACCAAACCTTCCATCCCCGGGGCTGACTTTTTAGAATTTTATATTAAAGTTACGCCAAATGTGCCCCGGACAACTTTACCAATTATCTTTGCCTGCGGGATACGACGCCGGATTTTCGCCCCATTTTCCGGCGCGACAAACAGAACCATGCCAATCCCCATATTGAAGGTGCGATACATCTCTTCATCCGGAATTGACCCTAACTCCTGGATTAACTTAAATATCGGCGCCGGGCGCCAGGCAGATTTTTTGATGATACAGGATGTTTCCGGCGGCAAAAGCCGACTTATGTTGTCGTAAAAACCGCCGCCCGTAATATGGGCAAGCGCCTTGACTTGGTCAAGAATCGGATAAACCAATTTGTAATAAGACCGGTGGGGACGAAGCAATTCTTTACCCAATGGGTGCTTGATGCCGCGAACTTTTGAATGAACGGTTAAGCGATTCAACGTAAAAAGGACCTTTCGGGCAAGTGAGTAGCCGTTGGTGTGAAGACCATTGGACGGAATCCCAATCGCTAAATCACCGGGTTTCAATCTCTGGGCGTCAATTATACAATCCTGCTCAACAATACCGACGATAAACCCCACAAGGTCAAAATCGCCGTTTCGGTAAATATCGGGCATCATTGCGGTTTCGCCTCCGACCAGGGCGCATTCATTTTGCCGGCAGGCTCGTGTTAAACCTTTTATCAAGTAAAGCAACTGTTCATTGGACAAGTCTGAATGGGCGATGTAATCGAGAAAAAATAGCGGCTTGGCGCCGAGCGTAAGAATGTCATTGACGCAATGGTTGACGATGTCAATGCCGACGGTATCAAAGACACCCATTTCACGGGCAATAATGACCTTGGTTCCCACGCTATCGCAACTGGCGACAAGAACTGGGTTGCGCTGCCGGGGCAGTTTGTAAAGCGAACCAAACAGCCCGACCTCAGAAATGACCTGGGGCGAAAATGTCTGCTTTACGAGCCGCCCGATCTCTTTTTTGACCGCGTTCATCCGTTCAATATCAACACCCGCTTCTCGATACAGCATATGTTAATTTAACATATGTTGCTCTTGAGGTCAATAAGAATAAAGATAAGGCGAAAAGTCAGGGCGGTCGCTAATCAATCGGACGGATAAAAAAATGGTAGGTCCGAAGCGGGTCAGGGCGGAATTTTAACCGCCAGTAAAGCGAAATTACCGGATTACTGCTGAATGAGGCAATGAATGCGACTTTGCAATTTTGGTTCTTAATCCAGTGGAGCGCTTTAAGAAGCAGGGCGGTGCCGATTCCCCGACGGCGCATACTCGGAATTACTCCCAACTCCGCAATGTCAAAACTTTTCTCGCGCGAGTTGGTGGTGCTTGAAAAAATTATCAGATAGCCCACCGGTTTATCTTTAAACTGGGCAATCATAAACTGTTCATTTTTAAAGTCCGGGTTTCCCATTTCAATATCGAGATGGGGTTCACTGACATGCTCTCCCTGA is drawn from candidate division WOR-3 bacterium and contains these coding sequences:
- a CDS encoding tyrosine recombinase, whose amino-acid sequence is MRKKRFAVSKSLASAVLDRFSHYLLVERGVTPISAQCYLTDIKQLYAFKPDIAKNPDLINAKLLREFVRALSDCGITTATFARKLSSLRVFGAFLETEYNIPDPAQELKLPRQKRRLPETLSQNEITQLIENTDKAPDRFWALRSRAMLEVAYGAGLRVSELLSLKTSDIDFVERFVRVFGKRSKERLVPLGKPALQAVKDYLTLARGHYARGKITPYLFLNRRGGKLSRMGFWKILRLCARLAGIERRITPHILRHSFATHLLEGGADLRVVQEMLGHASIVTTQIYTHIDRTYLREVYQTFHPRG
- the purM gene encoding phosphoribosylformylglycinamidine cyclo-ligase; the protein is MLYREAGVDIERMNAVKKEIGRLVKQTFSPQVISEVGLFGSLYKLPRQRNPVLVASCDSVGTKVIIAREMGVFDTVGIDIVNHCVNDILTLGAKPLFFLDYIAHSDLSNEQLLYLIKGLTRACRQNECALVGGETAMMPDIYRNGDFDLVGFIVGIVEQDCIIDAQRLKPGDLAIGIPSNGLHTNGYSLARKVLFTLNRLTVHSKVRGIKHPLGKELLRPHRSYYKLVYPILDQVKALAHITGGGFYDNISRLLPPETSCIIKKSAWRPAPIFKLIQELGSIPDEEMYRTFNMGIGMVLFVAPENGAKIRRRIPQAKIIGKVVRGTFGVTLI